One window of Thiomicrorhabdus lithotrophica genomic DNA carries:
- a CDS encoding CTP synthase, with the protein MTKFIFVTGGVVSSLGKGIAAASLGALLEARGLKVSMLKMDPYINVDPGTMSPLQHGEVFVTDDGAETDLDLGHYERFVQRHFTRRNSFSAGQVYETVIRNERRGDYLGGTVQVIPHITDEIKNRILSAAEGFDVVLVEVGGTVGDIESLPFLETIRQLSIEVGRDRAMFMHLTLLPYIAVAGEVKTKPTQHSVKELRSIGIQPDVLICRSEMKLEDSEKRKIALFTNVEEKAVISSLDADTIYAVPRMLHEQGLDELVVKRLGIEANPVDLSDWDEVVSAQLNPNKSVEIAMVGKYVDLTEAYKSLIESLIHAGIHTNTRVNIDYIDSESLETEGLNSLSGKDAILVPGGFGERGVEGKILAIQYARENKIPYLGICLGMQMAVVEYARNVAGLKDAHSSELNPDTPHPVVALITEWTDENGNKIERTEDADLGGTMRLGGQNCVLNSGSKLREVYGADVIRERHRHRYEVNDGYVAKLEEAGLVISGRSEDGNLVETVEVADHPWFIACQFHPEFTSTPRNGHPLFTAFVEAANTYKAKG; encoded by the coding sequence ATGACTAAATTTATATTTGTAACAGGTGGTGTGGTTTCTTCTTTAGGAAAAGGCATTGCAGCGGCATCTTTGGGTGCATTATTAGAAGCTCGTGGCCTTAAGGTTAGCATGCTTAAAATGGATCCGTACATTAACGTTGATCCTGGAACCATGAGTCCCTTGCAGCACGGTGAAGTGTTTGTTACCGATGATGGCGCTGAGACGGATTTAGATTTAGGTCACTATGAACGCTTTGTGCAACGTCATTTCACACGTCGTAATAGCTTTTCAGCAGGTCAAGTTTATGAGACGGTTATCCGTAATGAAAGACGTGGTGACTATTTAGGTGGTACAGTCCAGGTTATTCCTCACATTACAGATGAAATCAAAAATCGTATTTTGAGTGCTGCAGAAGGTTTTGATGTTGTTCTAGTTGAGGTCGGTGGTACAGTAGGTGATATTGAGTCGCTACCATTTTTAGAAACTATTAGGCAGTTAAGTATTGAAGTTGGACGCGATAGAGCGATGTTTATGCATCTTACTTTGCTTCCATATATTGCGGTGGCAGGTGAAGTCAAAACAAAACCAACTCAACACTCTGTAAAAGAATTACGCTCTATCGGTATTCAGCCTGATGTTCTGATTTGTCGTTCAGAGATGAAGCTTGAGGATAGTGAAAAGCGTAAGATTGCCCTGTTTACTAACGTAGAAGAGAAGGCTGTAATTAGTTCTTTAGATGCAGACACAATTTACGCTGTACCACGTATGCTCCATGAGCAAGGTTTAGATGAACTAGTTGTTAAGCGTTTAGGAATAGAAGCTAATCCAGTTGATTTATCAGACTGGGATGAGGTTGTTAGCGCACAGCTTAACCCAAATAAGTCTGTTGAAATTGCTATGGTTGGTAAATACGTTGACTTAACAGAGGCATATAAGTCTCTGATTGAGTCTCTGATTCATGCTGGTATTCATACCAATACGCGTGTAAATATCGATTACATTGATTCTGAATCACTTGAAACTGAGGGTCTAAATTCTTTATCTGGTAAAGATGCAATTTTAGTACCTGGTGGATTTGGTGAACGTGGTGTTGAAGGTAAGATTCTTGCCATTCAGTATGCTCGAGAAAATAAAATACCATACTTGGGGATTTGCTTAGGTATGCAGATGGCTGTTGTTGAATATGCCCGCAATGTTGCAGGTTTAAAAGATGCGCACAGTAGTGAACTTAACCCTGATACGCCGCATCCTGTAGTTGCTTTGATTACAGAGTGGACGGATGAAAACGGTAATAAAATTGAGCGCACAGAAGATGCTGACCTGGGTGGGACTATGCGTCTTGGAGGGCAAAATTGTGTGCTTAATTCAGGTTCAAAATTACGCGAAGTTTATGGTGCTGATGTGATTCGTGAACGTCATCGTCACCGTTATGAAGTCAATGATGGTTATGTTGCTAAGCTTGAAGAAGCAGGCCTGGTAATCTCTGGACGCTCTGAAGATGGAAATTTAGTAGAAACGGTTGAAGTTGCAGATCACCCTTGGTTTATTGCCTGTCAATTCCACCCTGAGTTTACTTCAACACCAAGAAATGGTCATCCTCTTTTTACAGCGTTTGTTGAAGCTGCAAATACTTATAAAGCAAAAGGTTAA
- the tilS gene encoding tRNA lysidine(34) synthetase TilS — protein sequence MAISSSLSSLSSIKSAVDSFLSKIKSPCVIHVAFSGGLDSTVLLHALNQAIQNQSISFKLKAIYVDHGLQAESKEWSDHCKQVCNSLNVEFVSLKVDLASFSRKGLEATARTERYKAMAEVIEEVSSDKSFLVTGHHQRDQVETLLLNLFRGAGINGLSAMPFCIKRYTDSGFVFEHYRPLLKVPYTELVKYSEYNQLIYINDQSNQDTQFRRNFVRHDVLKGIESLWPDVQASISNTASHMQEASELLDNFAQKSLADTCFSSCFIGLRNIQQIPWVEQKNTIRFWFKQNWPGVVLSSMHYEWIKNSWLNYSNSQNKNFCYQLSSGELRVYKDRLYYLKNKPVAFSLALKDVENLFGSTFDLFDDFLFKNISLGDVSNANLRSISPKDVVDKKQMKTFFQSHDIPVWERGVWPVLELENGEVVVLGCEQCTSVNKELLEKNTAIKQIGLSHSQRMELMQLL from the coding sequence ATGGCTATTTCTTCATCGCTTTCTTCCTTGTCGTCGATAAAATCGGCCGTTGATTCTTTCCTTTCTAAAATCAAATCCCCCTGTGTAATACATGTTGCCTTTAGTGGTGGTTTAGACTCCACAGTTTTACTGCATGCTTTAAATCAAGCTATTCAAAATCAAAGCATTAGCTTTAAATTGAAAGCCATCTATGTAGACCATGGCTTGCAAGCAGAATCAAAAGAATGGTCTGATCATTGTAAGCAAGTTTGTAATAGCTTGAATGTGGAGTTTGTTAGTTTAAAAGTAGATCTGGCTTCCTTTTCAAGAAAAGGACTAGAAGCAACAGCAAGAACAGAACGCTATAAAGCCATGGCTGAGGTTATTGAAGAAGTCTCTTCTGATAAATCCTTTTTGGTTACTGGACACCATCAGCGTGATCAAGTAGAAACGCTGTTATTAAACTTGTTTAGAGGTGCTGGTATTAATGGTCTGTCCGCGATGCCTTTTTGTATAAAACGTTATACTGATAGTGGTTTTGTATTTGAACATTATCGTCCATTGTTAAAAGTCCCATATACTGAACTGGTTAAATACTCTGAATACAACCAGCTGATTTATATCAATGATCAAAGCAATCAAGACACACAATTTCGTCGCAACTTTGTACGTCATGACGTTTTGAAAGGGATAGAGTCCTTGTGGCCAGATGTACAAGCTTCTATTTCTAATACCGCTAGTCATATGCAAGAAGCATCCGAATTATTGGATAATTTTGCCCAAAAATCATTGGCTGACACGTGCTTTAGCAGTTGTTTTATAGGATTGCGCAATATTCAACAGATCCCTTGGGTTGAGCAAAAAAATACGATTCGATTTTGGTTTAAACAGAATTGGCCAGGAGTTGTATTGAGCTCAATGCATTACGAATGGATTAAAAATTCTTGGTTAAATTATTCGAATAGTCAAAATAAAAACTTTTGTTACCAATTGAGTAGTGGTGAATTAAGAGTCTATAAAGATAGATTGTATTACCTTAAAAATAAGCCCGTTGCATTTTCTTTAGCATTAAAGGATGTTGAGAATTTATTTGGAAGTACGTTTGATTTATTTGATGATTTTTTGTTTAAAAACATTTCATTAGGTGATGTTTCTAATGCCAATTTGCGCTCAATCTCGCCTAAGGATGTAGTCGATAAAAAACAGATGAAAACATTTTTTCAAAGCCACGACATTCCTGTTTGGGAGAGGGGGGTTTGGCCAGTTCTAGAGCTTGAGAACGGTGAGGTTGTTGTTCTAGGTTGTGAACAATGCACCAGTGTTAACAAAGAATTATTAGAAAAAAATACAGCAATAAAACAAATAGGTTTGTCTCATTCTCAGAGAATGGAGTTGATGCAATTGTTATAA
- a CDS encoding acetyl-CoA carboxylase carboxyltransferase subunit alpha, whose translation MKLDFLDFEQPIAELEAKIDELRHLDGADMNLLQEISALEEKSQNLTETIFKKLTDVQISKVSRHPQRPYALDYIGSIFTDFKELHGDRAFADDEAIVGGVARLDGQSVMVIAQEKGRDTKEKIRRNFGMPRPEGYRKALRLMKMAERFSLPIVTFIDTPGAYPGINAEERGQSEAIARNLIEMAELKTPIICTVIGEGGSGGALAIGVGDVTMMMQYSTYSVISPEGCASILWKNAANAADAAEALGITAVRLKSLGLVDEIIPEPLGGAHRDHKVSAENVKNALIAQLNVFKTKSVDELVATRYQRYMDYGNFESA comes from the coding sequence ATGAAACTTGATTTTTTAGATTTTGAACAGCCAATAGCAGAATTAGAAGCAAAAATTGATGAGTTACGTCATCTAGATGGTGCTGATATGAATTTATTGCAGGAAATTTCGGCTTTGGAAGAAAAGAGCCAAAATCTAACAGAAACAATATTTAAAAAATTAACAGATGTTCAGATTTCCAAAGTTTCTCGCCACCCACAAAGACCTTACGCTTTAGATTATATTGGTTCAATTTTCACCGATTTTAAAGAGCTTCATGGCGATAGAGCGTTTGCAGATGATGAAGCTATAGTTGGTGGTGTGGCTCGTTTAGATGGCCAGTCAGTAATGGTAATTGCTCAAGAAAAAGGGCGTGATACTAAAGAGAAAATACGCCGTAATTTTGGTATGCCGCGCCCTGAAGGCTATCGTAAAGCATTACGTCTAATGAAAATGGCCGAACGTTTTAGTCTGCCAATAGTCACTTTTATTGATACTCCAGGTGCTTACCCAGGTATCAATGCCGAAGAGCGCGGCCAAAGTGAAGCAATTGCTCGTAATTTGATTGAAATGGCTGAGTTAAAGACGCCAATTATCTGTACCGTTATTGGTGAGGGTGGTTCTGGTGGAGCTTTAGCGATTGGTGTTGGTGATGTCACTATGATGATGCAATACAGTACTTACTCTGTTATCTCTCCTGAAGGTTGTGCTTCAATTCTATGGAAAAATGCAGCCAATGCCGCTGATGCGGCTGAAGCATTAGGTATTACAGCTGTTCGTTTAAAATCCCTTGGCTTAGTTGATGAAATCATTCCTGAGCCATTGGGTGGAGCGCATCGTGATCATAAAGTGTCAGCTGAAAATGTTAAAAATGCTTTAATTGCTCAACTAAATGTTTTTAAAACTAAGTCTGTAGACGAGTTAGTTGCTACTCGATACCAAAGATACATGGATTATGGTAATTTTGAATCTGCCTAA
- a CDS encoding DUF481 domain-containing protein: MLSLTSKVTSALTVSLLSFSAFSATSNSENALSGSGELGFSDSTGNTVNTSLYGALKLNYTQKNYIIKSAIEANYKSENGTQTEERYIVDIQGNRYYSANKSYYSFVGAKFEKNQFADIELDSTFSLGLGKNLYKTEATLLTGEIGLGYQNTDYVTQGVESKSQGVGLAKLDLTHKINAQVLFTQNLAISAGEEQTKIESNTGFKVKVAEKMNLKASYKIRHNDKPAAGTEKTDTQTMLTLIYDF, encoded by the coding sequence ATGCTTTCATTAACTTCTAAAGTTACCAGTGCCTTAACAGTATCATTACTATCTTTTAGCGCATTTTCAGCAACAAGCAACAGTGAAAACGCTCTTTCAGGTTCTGGAGAACTTGGTTTTAGTGACAGCACAGGAAACACGGTAAACACCTCACTATATGGTGCTTTAAAGCTTAACTACACTCAAAAGAACTATATTATTAAATCTGCCATTGAAGCTAACTATAAATCTGAAAATGGAACCCAAACTGAAGAACGATATATAGTTGATATTCAAGGAAATCGTTACTATTCAGCCAATAAATCTTATTACAGTTTTGTTGGGGCTAAATTTGAAAAAAACCAGTTTGCAGATATTGAACTTGATAGTACATTTTCACTAGGTCTAGGTAAAAACCTATATAAGACTGAAGCAACTTTATTAACGGGTGAAATCGGTTTAGGTTATCAAAATACCGACTATGTAACTCAAGGCGTTGAATCAAAATCTCAAGGTGTTGGACTAGCTAAATTAGACTTAACACACAAAATCAATGCGCAAGTTTTATTCACTCAAAACTTAGCTATTAGCGCGGGTGAAGAACAAACTAAAATTGAAAGTAACACAGGTTTCAAAGTTAAAGTTGCTGAAAAAATGAATTTAAAAGCTTCATATAAAATTAGACATAATGATAAACCTGCCGCTGGAACTGAAAAAACAGATACTCAAACGATGTTAACGTTAATCTATGATTTCTAG
- the ycaO gene encoding 30S ribosomal protein S12 methylthiotransferase accessory factor YcaO, with protein sequence MSELTFIKGKDACLEDSIASMQSTLKTMGFEIEEASWLNPVNNVFSLHINDKRCPGLFTNGKGTSRKSTLASALGEYLERLSTNYFFSDYWLDSSQSNQAWLYYPDEKHYTEATIHECLTPELWGFYNSTDELGFNELLSFNDSDDIVKAIPLKNAHTQEVAYFPMNLLSNLYASNGLSAGNTDVEAQVQGLSEIFERWVKNKILRENLCLPEIPNEVVQAFPAIVEAVEALKKVGIEVSMRDASLGGVFPVINVTLFEQKTGTCFASFGAHPIFEVALERTLTESLQGRHLDNLDGFQIPVFDAFAVAEDENIENHFIDSSGLIHANFISENYDFEFVNWDFSDNTQTQWELLCDLVVQQGSQVYVGSYNHCGFEACRIVVPGMSEIYPTEELIESNQNVGRLLREALLELPDSLDYLGLVELIDGLGLSDHQGVASLIGLMPDPGSFWAELKVVELRFWALLAGKDYEGAFEGVQDAIYFVNPNSKWLLKYNSLKFSLEMVVEDCVDRNLTEKLFGSDLSDQAWSHIYADSVFDRQDLGLSIFENSQRHQALMHIYQEAQLEKLAGFN encoded by the coding sequence ATGAGTGAATTAACCTTTATAAAAGGCAAGGATGCCTGCTTAGAAGATTCAATAGCAAGTATGCAGTCTACTTTAAAAACAATGGGTTTTGAGATTGAAGAAGCTTCTTGGTTAAATCCTGTTAATAATGTGTTTTCGTTGCATATCAATGACAAGCGTTGTCCAGGTTTATTTACTAATGGTAAAGGTACGAGTCGTAAATCAACTTTAGCTAGCGCATTAGGGGAATATTTAGAGCGTCTATCTACAAATTATTTCTTTTCCGACTACTGGCTAGATTCCAGTCAAAGTAACCAGGCCTGGTTGTATTATCCCGATGAAAAACATTATACCGAAGCAACGATACATGAGTGCTTAACACCTGAGTTATGGGGTTTTTATAACAGTACTGATGAACTTGGGTTTAATGAGTTGTTAAGTTTTAATGACTCTGATGATATTGTTAAAGCCATCCCTCTAAAAAATGCTCATACTCAAGAAGTGGCTTATTTTCCAATGAATTTATTGAGTAATCTGTACGCTAGTAATGGACTTTCAGCTGGAAATACCGATGTTGAAGCACAAGTTCAAGGGCTTTCGGAAATTTTTGAGCGTTGGGTGAAAAATAAAATTTTGCGTGAAAACCTCTGTTTACCAGAGATTCCTAATGAAGTTGTTCAAGCATTTCCAGCAATTGTTGAAGCAGTTGAAGCACTTAAAAAAGTTGGTATTGAAGTTTCTATGCGTGATGCCTCGTTAGGAGGTGTATTTCCAGTTATAAATGTTACTTTGTTTGAACAGAAAACTGGAACATGCTTTGCCTCTTTTGGTGCTCACCCAATTTTTGAAGTTGCGCTAGAAAGAACCCTAACTGAATCTCTTCAAGGAAGACACTTAGATAATTTAGACGGTTTCCAAATTCCTGTATTTGATGCATTTGCTGTGGCAGAAGATGAAAATATCGAAAATCATTTCATAGATTCAAGTGGGTTGATTCATGCCAATTTTATTTCTGAAAACTATGATTTTGAATTTGTTAACTGGGATTTCTCAGATAATACTCAGACCCAATGGGAGTTGTTATGTGATTTAGTTGTTCAACAAGGGAGTCAGGTATATGTTGGGAGCTATAATCACTGCGGTTTTGAAGCGTGTCGAATAGTTGTTCCTGGTATGTCGGAAATCTATCCAACAGAAGAATTAATTGAAAGTAATCAAAATGTAGGGCGTTTATTAAGGGAGGCTCTTTTAGAGCTTCCAGATAGTCTTGATTATTTGGGTTTGGTTGAGTTAATAGATGGCTTAGGTCTTAGTGACCATCAGGGGGTTGCATCCCTTATTGGCTTGATGCCTGATCCTGGTTCGTTTTGGGCAGAACTGAAAGTGGTTGAGTTAAGATTTTGGGCGTTATTAGCGGGAAAAGATTATGAAGGTGCCTTTGAAGGCGTACAAGATGCGATATATTTTGTTAATCCAAACAGTAAATGGTTACTTAAGTACAATTCGTTAAAGTTTAGTTTGGAGATGGTGGTAGAAGACTGTGTTGATCGTAATTTAACAGAGAAGCTTTTTGGGAGTGATTTGAGTGACCAGGCCTGGTCGCATATTTATGCGGATTCGGTTTTTGATAGACAGGATTTAGGTTTATCTATTTTTGAAAATAGCCAAAGACATCAGGCTTTAATGCATATCTATCAAGAAGCCCAATTGGAAAAGTTGGCTGGCTTCAATTAA
- a CDS encoding universal stress protein codes for MEKLDINNAMYKQVLVAVDFSENSYLAIEKAQKMAKFCGANIELIHVVEIPTYPILEDVAVMGMPGIWDDDIAKSLISASDEKLKKLANDIDVISFKTIEGIASIDIVEYAKQNKCDLIVMGTHGISGFKALIGSTTNSIVNHACCDVLAVKLKD; via the coding sequence ATGGAAAAGTTAGATATAAATAACGCTATGTATAAGCAAGTACTCGTTGCCGTAGATTTTTCTGAGAATAGTTATCTCGCCATAGAGAAAGCTCAGAAAATGGCCAAATTCTGTGGAGCTAATATTGAGTTAATTCATGTTGTAGAAATCCCAACTTATCCAATTTTAGAGGATGTTGCCGTTATGGGGATGCCTGGAATTTGGGATGATGATATTGCTAAAAGCTTAATATCGGCTTCAGATGAAAAACTAAAAAAACTTGCCAATGACATAGATGTTATAAGCTTTAAAACAATTGAAGGTATCGCTTCTATTGATATCGTTGAATACGCAAAACAAAATAAATGTGACTTAATTGTTATGGGGACTCATGGAATTTCAGGATTTAAAGCGTTAATTGGTTCAACCACTAATTCGATTGTTAATCATGCTTGTTGTGATGTTTTAGCCGTTAAATTAAAGGATTAA
- the tsaB gene encoding tRNA (adenosine(37)-N6)-threonylcarbamoyltransferase complex dimerization subunit type 1 TsaB has product MSQPIFPTVLAVETATQACSVALIYKGQEFIRHEILPQKHAHRVLEMVDEVIAESGASSDEIDLLAYGEGPGAFTGVRIASGVIQGLALGWDKPVLAVSSLLAMAESVLIDRYSESDVNWCALLDARMKEIYLLVGTYQSADNLINSNEPVLIAPDAIGDYLDSSKTYIGIGDTQEEYPELNNSFVDWYSSLPSAVSIARLAQKKSAEAKSLDKAIPNPLYLRNQIADTIAERKLKKECKT; this is encoded by the coding sequence ATGTCTCAGCCAATCTTTCCTACAGTGCTTGCTGTTGAAACTGCTACGCAAGCATGTTCAGTTGCACTAATATATAAAGGACAAGAATTTATTCGTCATGAAATTTTGCCTCAAAAACATGCTCACAGAGTGTTAGAAATGGTTGATGAAGTCATTGCTGAGTCAGGAGCGTCATCGGATGAAATTGATTTGTTGGCTTATGGAGAGGGGCCTGGCGCTTTTACTGGTGTCCGGATTGCTTCGGGGGTTATTCAGGGTCTTGCATTAGGGTGGGACAAGCCCGTTTTAGCAGTTTCATCATTATTGGCAATGGCAGAAAGTGTTTTGATTGATAGATATTCAGAATCAGATGTAAATTGGTGTGCTTTACTTGATGCAAGAATGAAAGAAATCTATTTGCTTGTTGGTACTTATCAATCTGCAGATAACCTGATAAATTCAAATGAACCAGTTTTAATAGCCCCTGATGCTATAGGTGATTATTTAGATTCTTCTAAAACTTATATTGGAATAGGCGATACTCAAGAAGAGTATCCAGAGTTAAATAATTCATTTGTTGATTGGTATTCTAGCTTGCCTAGTGCAGTGTCAATTGCACGGTTAGCGCAAAAGAAATCTGCAGAGGCTAAAAGTTTAGATAAAGCTATTCCAAATCCTCTATATTTACGAAATCAGATAGCAGATACTATTGCAGAACGTAAACTTAAAAAAGAATGTAAAACTTGA